The stretch of DNA GCGGTTCGTCGCGACTCCCCTCGGCCGTCTCCTCGATCCCGCGTACGGGCAGACGCGCCGCCGCGCGATCGACCCGGCGCGGGCGGCCGAGGCGGCGCCGTCCGGGGGGCTGCCGGAGGCCGCCGGGGACACGACCGCATTCGCCGTGGCCGACCGCCACGGCAACGTCGTGTCCTGGATCACCAGCATCTCCTCGTCGTTCGGCTGCGGGGAGGTCGTCGACGGCACGGGCATCCTGCTGAACAATCGCGCCGGCCGCGGCTTCAGCCTGGTGCCCGGCCATCCCAATCGGCTCGCGCCCGGCAAGCGGACGATGCACACGCTGATGCCGTTGATCGCCACCCGGGGCGGCCGTCCGGTTCTCGCGTGGGCGACCCGGGGCGGCGACGCGCAGGCGCCGTGGGATCTCCAGGTGTTGATGAACGTCATCGCGTACGGCATGAATGTGCAGGAAGCGGTCGAACGGCCGCGGTGGTTCAGTTTCCCGGCCACGGACCCGCACACCGTCGCCTCCCCCTACGAACTGCGGATGGAGGCGGGGTTTCCCGAGGAGACCTACGACGGGCTGCGGCGGCGCGGCCATCGCGTGATCACCCCGCGGCCGGGCATCGGCGGCGTCCAGGCGATCCAGGTGGACGCGGAGCGCGGCGTCTACGCCGGCGGATCGGACCCGCGCGCGGACGGCTGCGCGATCGGGCGCTAGGCGCGCGCCGGAGACGTACCCTCGCGGAGGCGACGATGACCGGAGTCAGGCACGAACGCACGTTGATCCTCATCAAGCCGGACGGCGTTCAGCGGGCGCTCATCGGGGAGATCCTCGGGCGGCTGGAACGCGCCGGCCTCAAGATCGTCGCGCTGCGGATGCTCCACGCCGACCGCGCGACGCTCGAGCGTCATTATCCGTCGGGCGATGAGTGGGTCCGGACAATCGGGGGCAAGACCAAGGAGGCCTTCGAGACGTACGGGTGGGACGTCCGCGCGCGAATGGGGACGGACGACCCGCTCGAGATCGGGCGGCGCGTGCGGGGCTGGCTGATCGAGTTCATGCAGACGGCGCCGATCATCGCGGCGGTGTTCGAAGGCGTCCACGCGGTCAGCGTGACGCGTAAACTCGTCGGCGCGACGCTGCCCGTGTTCGCTGCACCCGGCACGATCCGCGGAGACTTCGCGGTCGACGCGCCCACCGTGGCCAACGAGGAGCAGCGGCCGGTCCGCAACCTCATCCACGCCTCGGGCACCGTCGAGGAAGCGGCGCACGAGATCGGCCTGTGGTTTGTACCCGACGACGTCCACGCGTACTCGCGCGCCGACGAGACCGCGATGTTCGGGCCGCCGGAGGGCTCGGCGGGGACCTTCTAGAGAGCCGGCTCCGCCGGGCGCCCTACTTCATCCCGGCCGCCGCGAGGGCCGTCGCCAGCGCCAGGCGCGTCGACGCCGCGAGGAGCGCGGGGGACACGCGGTCCACGGTGTCGCGTGGCGTATCGTAGTACGGGTCGTCGGGCCGGAACAGGAACACGACGGGAACCCCGGCCCGCTCGAAGTTCACGTGGTCGCTGCCGCCCTCGGCGCTCCGAACCTCGGCGCGGATGCCGAGCTCCCCGGCGAGGCGCGAGGCCGTCCGCACGAGCACGTCGTCGCCCCGGCCGGCGAGGATGAG from bacterium encodes:
- a CDS encoding nucleoside-diphosphate kinase, which codes for MTGVRHERTLILIKPDGVQRALIGEILGRLERAGLKIVALRMLHADRATLERHYPSGDEWVRTIGGKTKEAFETYGWDVRARMGTDDPLEIGRRVRGWLIEFMQTAPIIAAVFEGVHAVSVTRKLVGATLPVFAAPGTIRGDFAVDAPTVANEEQRPVRNLIHASGTVEEAAHEIGLWFVPDDVHAYSRADETAMFGPPEGSAGTF